Within the Erigeron canadensis isolate Cc75 chromosome 6, C_canadensis_v1, whole genome shotgun sequence genome, the region ATCCTCATGTGTGTGGGTTTACTCCCTTACCCCACCCCTGCAATTTGTAACCAGCTATCTGTTCTCTGCCACCTAAAACTTCCCTTTCatgtctttcttttcttcacttCCTCTGTTAATTAAGGTAATGTCCAAATCATAGCTCAACAATTCCCCCCTTTTTTTAcataaagtttcaatctttacttGTTAAGAACATCACAAGCAATGTTTCATtcaaaaagattcaaactttatgCCTTTTTATGCTTTATTTATCTCCATTTTGTGATCTgcacttcaaatagtcataccCATGTTGATAGTTTCTTAATTTCTTGTGGGCAAACTGACCCAGTTCAGTTAGAAGATGGCAGGGTTTTTGAATCTGATTTCAAGAATGCCCATGTCAATATTTCACCATTTTCTAACATAAATGTTTCCAATTCTCAAAAGGGTGTCTCCAAGATCTTATTTTCAGCTCGAGTTTTTCGTACTAGTTCCATATATACTTTTAGTACGAAGAAAATTGGTAGATATTGGTTAAGATTACATTTTTATCCTGTTAAGAACCCTAAGTTTGACCTGAATTCTGCGGTTTTTTCTGTGGAAGCAAATGGGATTACTTTGATTCATGAGTTTGCTTTCTTTAGAGGAAATAAAAGTTACCATCTTTTTAAAGAATATGTTATTGAAGTTAGTGGCTCGAGTTCGGGGAAATTGGTTCTGGGATTATTGCCTTGGGATAACTCgattgcatttgttaatggtatCGAAATTCTTTGGATTCCTGATAAGGTTTTTGGGTCGAAAGTGATTCCCATTCCTTTAGGGGTTGCTTATGAGCTTCCTGTTCATGTTGGGTTTGAGACGGTTTATAGGGTTGATATGGGTGGGTCAGGTTTGTCATTCAAGAATGATTCTTTATGGAGGAAATGGGAATCTGATGAACCGTTTTTGGTTCATTTGGCTACTGCTAGGAATGTTTCTGTAAACCCTGATTTGATTAGGTACCATGATGGGGTTTCGAGTGACATTGCTCCAAATTGGGTTTATGCCACTGCCGAAGAAATGGCTGATGCAAAGGTTAATGACCAGAGCTTTAATATCTCGTGGCAGTTTGAAGTCGAACAAGGTTTTGGTTACTTTATCAGATTTCATTTTTGTGATATCGTTGGGTCGAGATTACATGATTTgatgtttaatgtttatattaacAATCAATCTGCTATTGAATCTCTTGATGTGTCACGTAGGGCAAAAGGGTTAGCTAGTGCATTTTTTGTCGATTTTTTTACCAATATGTCAATGGGTTCGGATAAAATTTTGGTTCAAATTGGCCCGAATCATTTAACAGGTTATTTACCCACAGCACTATTAAATGGTTTAGAGATCATGAAAATGAGCAATCCTAGTGATAGTCTTGATGGGAAATTGGCTGTGAATCTTGATTCAAATGACATCAAGAAAAGTAAGAAAATGAGAATGATGATTGTGCTTTTTTCGTGTCTGGGTGGTGGTTTAGTGATTGTTCTGATTTTAATAATATCATTCATGTTTATCTTGTGTTTACGACgcaaaaagaaaccaaaaaaggAAGATTCAGTTGGGTGGTCGGCTCTCCCGACTTATGTTGGCAATTCAGGAACAAagttttcatcaaacacctttgGTTCCGCCACGGGCACAAATAGTTTAGGTCAAATGATATCATTTTCTGAGGTTCGTGAAGCAACCCGTAACTTCGACAAGAGCTTGGTATTAGGGGCGGGTGGGTTTGGAAAAGTGTACAAGGGGGTTCTTGAAAATGGGCTCGTGGTGGCTGTCAAGAGAGGAAACCCACAATCTCAACAAGGTTTAGTGGAGTTCAAGACAGAAATCGAGATGCTATCCAAACTTCGCCATCGGCACTTAGTGTCCCTAATCGGCTACTGTGAAGAACTAAACGAAATGATCCTTGTTTATGAGTACATGGCTGGTGGGCCCCTAAGACGACACTTGTATGGTTCGAACCTCCCTCCCTTGACTTGGAAACAACGGGTTGAAATATTGGTTGGCGCTGCAAAAGGGTTGCATTATCTTCACACAGGTGTAGCCGAAACCATCATACACCGAGATGTAAAGACGACCAACATCTTGTTAGATGAGAATCTTGATGCTAAAGTTGCCGACTTTGGATTGTCAAAATTCGGTCCTAGTATTAATCAAACGCATGTCAGTACTGCAGTGAAGGGTAGTTTCGGGTATCTTGATCCTGAATACTTCCGTAGACAGCAACTTACCGAAAAATCAGATGTTTACTCATTCGGGGTAGTGATGTTAGAGGTTTTGTGTGCAAGGCCAGCTATAAATCCTACTTTACCGAGAGAACAAGTGAATATAGCAGAATGGGCTGTGAATTGGCAAAAGAAAGGTGAACTAGAGAAGATTATGGATCAAAATTTAATTGGTAGAGTAAATCTTGAATCTTTAAGAAAGTTTGGTGAAACTGCTCAGAAATGTTTAAATGAAAATGGGAATGAAAGGCCATCAATGGGTGATGTTTTATGGAATCTGGAGTATGCTCTTCAGTTGCAGGAAGCTTCTTATGGATATGCTGATGATGCAGATAGTATGAGGGGTATCTCGGACATTCCTGATCGCATTCCAGATGTAGAGAGTGTCGATATTGAGACCATCAGTGATCTGGACTCAAATGGGACCGCTGCAGATCGATAGTGTAAGTATAGGTAGGACTATAGGCTTTGTTGATTTTTTGTAtgcttgtttttgtttataacagttttgtttcttccattgttatttatatagtaaaaaactttaaaattgatTAATTTTTATACTTGTGATGGAATATAGATAAGTTCCATTCGTATGATAAGAAATGTTTATATATGGATTTCATCTGTTAGTCACCAAAGGTACATTGTTACAAACGCTTTCGACATAGGCACTTGTTTAATGATCATATAATTTCGAAACATATAGGAAGTTACTTTTAGGGGGATGACAGGCTGAACATATGTTGAACAGTACATATAAATTTGATAATATGAGTATCAATAACTGATTTATGTATCAGTTCAGTTCAGTTCACTTTCATTTTGCAATGTAATCTGGACAAAACTTTGGGCTGCTGATACAAATCCTAGTTTCCAACACAAAGTAACAGAGGAAAAGATAGATATTGGATTTATCTAaccatatatatgttataattgGTATTGAATGGAACCGAATAAGCATGTATTCATAGATGATTCCAGTTCGATTTTACCAGTGGTTCCTTTCCATAATGGTATTTATGTTTGACTTATAAACCCGAATATTGTGGTCCAGTCTCGCTTGAGATGAGAAAACTGTTGATGTAATGTGTGATTAAGATTAGTTGTCTAACTTTGATTAGGCACATTAACCATTTTCCATATTGGAtacttagagggtgtttgggattgcgttataaagtgattatctgactattacgtttgtaaaaagcaaataatctaaaaaaatgtttgtatgaaAAGGTGATTATTGgttatgaaaacgcagttttagaTAAACATGTacctacatgctttttcaaacgtataatctattttgaaaacgcacattttgttttgtaatcgtaATACCAAATACCCTCTTAAACTCTTAGCTCTCTCGAGATGCCAAAATAGCTTGCTCACCAGAAGCTCTATGAAATAGCTTTTCATTCTAAAgttatcatttttttcaaaatgtaaGCTCCAAGTAGTTGCATTTACACAAAGCTTTgatcataataaaaaaaaaattattgtttaaaactAAAAAGCTAAATACCCAAAAACTTCCAAAAAGCTCACTCCAAAGATACACTAAAATGATATGTTAACAATTGGATGGGTTTATATGTTGATCGCCCCTAAATATTGAGAAGTAAAGTTAAACGTATAAGGTTTGTTCTATTTAGGGAAGATGAGTTGTTGAGTAAGTTGTACACAACTTGATCAAGGTATTTTCGAGACCGTTTCTCAACTTTTTATCGGTCATTCCTATTATGTTCATCTAATGAGATTCCTACGAGAAACCAATCAAGATGTTTGACTACTTTGGCACCTTAGCACCTTAGTGGTGGTTCAAGTCACTAGTAAAGGCCTACAAGAGAAAGTTAGAGAATCATGGGGTATTTTTGTTTGCCAAAACCAAGGGGTCTTTCTGTGGAGACAATTGTcgttttttatggttttttttagaGGCAACGATCAACCATTCATTCTTGAGATTCGAGGAGAGGAGTGAAAACCCGACTTAAGGCATCATTCGCACGGCAGCTTTTTCAATCATTTGTCTcacatttattatttattattttctttttaatttggtCACAAAAAGGGTTGTGGGAGGAGCAGTACTTTCCTTTTCAAAAACTAAGTCATGAATATTATGATAAATGTCCTACTCTCTCTGTCCCATTAAACTTGtccactttttgattttcaaagtcaaattttacgaactttgaccataaatatttttatttgtgttatataatagttgatgaaagttataccaatgaaacacacatataaaacacaatcaattcatataactttcatcaaatgttatataatacaaacaaaaatatttatggtcaaagttcataaagtttgactttgaaaatataaaagtggACAAGTTTAGTGGAACAGGGggagtattattttttatactcTTTGACTACAACCTTAGGAatcttcatttttcataaaacagGATCCCTatagttaaaattttaaaaagttgccAAGTGGCTGTTACTCTTTCCTTAAAAAATATCCGTAAAATCCTAAAAGATATAcggattttgattaaaaaaaaaaaaagaagaaaaaaaaagaaaagaaagaaacttaAAAAGAAAGAGGATACGTTTTGGAACTATTATCGGAAAATGATTTCCCATCCATAATCTAATTGAAAACACTATGAAATTAAACGACTTCCCAAAATCTAATCGACTACTACAACAATTGTTTAAACTATAATTCTCTTGATTCTCATATTGAAATTcaaaattcgttttatttttctttttctttgattgTTTCATAAAAGTATTTATTCGAATAAGGTACGagagatttttaagttttttttctcattatttACTTTTGTAggtggtttttttatttttgatttttggctGTAGTTTTTATCCTAATAATGAATTTCAAtgtaatttaatttagttttagtttatggtaatttttgtttttataattattttatattctaTAGCTCATATCTGTTTTTTAgatttataattgttttttagaTTTATAATCAACCTCTGCTTGTGTGTATATGGATATCTCTGATTTTTTAGATGAACGAAAGAAAAGATGTATCGAAAttattatcttaatcttaatcttaattttaatatatactataagacagttgaactaatgacttattaaccaatcaaatcgctcaattttattaaattgattttcgattatgtcatcatttagattaaatataaattaaaaatcttaataatcaatatccaaatgtattattatattactatttattttaatttgtagaaaaagtctcattaacttacacttttttgttttccatcaataattgacactttttagccctgaatacttaatttatttttatttttaaccatcaactttaaaaaaaaatttatatatataattatacgtAACCATcaaattgagagttttttttatatattttttagaacgacaatatttatatatttaattatttaatgttacaattgtcactcaaatagagttctaattgttatcaaataatatgaaaacaatcctaattgacATCTAGTTATCATaggacaggtgattgaaaatacACCTATTCGTGTTACGGTCtatatcatgatcaaatacatatacttgaatgtcaagtacaagatcacaaacATATTTATATTCTAATTCTTAAtcatctttcataataatatcacattatgagtacaactggtttcaaataATTCTATAATAggaaaattattgtagcatgtgtcttgtgaaatgactacggcaaacaatttcatcaatatgtcttagctaataatggCAGTGATGAACCTAcgattattgtattacaacttgcgAAGTATAACAtctagaaccgtatatcttcaaaattataagcttttatgaattaaatgtatgatctaatattgataatatcgtaactccgtgtccagtgttggacacgggtctaaaatctagttaggATAATATTTAGCAAAATCTTTATTAAAAACCAATTTATACTACCTTATAAAGAGAAtccacttttttattttaggtaattctatctTTGAGTTACCAGAATTACtattgactttttatgtttattccttaataaattaatttatattttaaacctttattttaataaataacactttaagcccttatctactaaaaattttcacaatcacaattacatcaatctacaccacttgacaccgccaccaccgccaatagtaccatcaccgacactactaaaccgtcttccccaccaccgctgCCGTATTGTACAGGTACCATGTTCGTGATCGttgtcgttggaccgatcaatgatgatatcatcaaaTCATGTTGATATCATCAAATCTCATCCTCtcaacaccccaatttcatcatcaaatcacaaaTTCATAGAGATGACAATCcaaattgaagattcaatgatgatatcaatgatgaaaattataggctaattctcttttgatcattctcatgtgaacaattatgtaagacttttatgttcaacctttctcatattcatgttggattagatgtttaattcttaattgtgttttgcatctaatgttgtttggatttgaatgaatgattacatgtctatgactttgaatgaatttcATCCATCctttgatttcaaattattgtttatcatggattattgaaagaatctcttATAAACTTGTAATTCTAtgttaatgaattgaaaatctagttgtgtcaattcctcggtttttcattatcgtgaatcatcacaaccgattactttagttcttaagttcattcaatccaaacattataacgaatcatgtctatgtggtTTCCAACGAATATAAGTTAGGTTACATATTTGAAAGCATAATTGGGAGCATGAAAATGGTCTACTTTGTTAATTGaagtattttgttaagtttatgctcaattttagttttaatcaaacaaatcaatcaatcaatcgattttaagtttatgtctagtttaattaattttataaaattgtttaacactttcccttgattccctgtggatacgatactcgacttaccctagctaattagtggtaattagttttatttttgatcggtccaacgacaaCGATCAAATTTTGGCGCCATTGCCGGGGAATCAGTGTGCAAAGTGTTAAAGTTGCTttcaatttgttaaaattttcagaaaatacaaaaagaattaaTTTAGTGTTGttagtagtttgtttattttctttgcaTTTTTGTATTTCCGAATTACGctaggtgtgttatttgtgtaGGTTACAGGTTGTTTATGCATACGAGGTATTCAAAGAAGAAATCACCTTTGTTGTTTGATCCGGAAATTGAGAAAACAGCTAGGAGAAACCGAGTACTTCACCGTGCAAACATGAGTAATCCCGGAAATATACCACCAATTATTCAACCAACCGGAACCCAACAAGAACCCAACCTTGAACAAAATGTCCAACCCCAAAACCAACCTCAACAACAACATCCACCCCGATCCGTGAGAAGCGGATTCACAACTCCTCACCGAACTGGAACACCAACCTTTGTTGGAGAGGGATCACGGTGTACGGAGTCGGTGTATGAAAAGGTTGATAATTGGAATGATGGGAGGTTCGATAATCATGATGATGGATATGATtggaatgatggagatgattatGGGCAACCACAAAACCGCCAATACCCTCAATTTAACCAACCTCAATACATCAACCAAAGAATTCCTCAAGGACCACCACCACGTCACTACCGTCGTGGAGTCCCACCCATTAACCAACCACACAACCGTGTCATTCCAAACATGAACTATCAACCTCCACCACAAGGAGTTGATAGTCATTTTCGACCCGCCATAGCCGTTAATGTTTCGCCTATAGTACCACCGGTGTTAAGGGGTAGAGCTTTTGAAGTTAGACCTCAATGTTTGAGTATTTTACCGAGTTTCTATGGTAAAGCAACGGAGGAGCCTTATTTGCATTTGTCGGAGTTTGAGGCTATTTGTGGTACCATTGGAGGTCAAGGATTTTCTCCGGATGAAGTTAAACTAGTCTTATTTCAGTTCACTTTGAAGGATAAAGCAAAGCAATGGTTTTTATCATTGCCATCGAGTAGTATCTTTACATGGGCTGAAatgcaacaacaattcttggatGAGTATTACACGATGCAAAAGACTAGTGATGCAAGAACTTCAATAAGAAATTTTCAGCAACAATCGGGTGAAACTTTTCATGAAGCTTTCAAGAGGtttaatgagttgttgagaACATGTCCACACCATGAGATTGCTAGATGGGAATTAATCACAGCTTTCTATGATGGTTTACTACCggaagagaaaagagatgtgAATTCAATTAGCAATGGAACTTTCTTGACTAATCCCGAAGATGTTGATTGGGAATTCTTGGAGAAAATGAGTGTGAATTCGAAAAGGCAAGCTCAATCAAATAGGAGAGCAAGACATCCAATAGCTTCTTCATCATCTACAAGTGATCAAGCCACCAAAGATCGACTTGAAGTTTTGTAATGGAAGTTTGCTAAGTTGGGGAAAGCTGAAAATCAGGGTGTTGCTCATGTTTCTCAAGAATATCCGATTTGTGAAAGTTGTGATGTAACTTGGACATACAACTTTGCAATGTCCATTGATCCCGGAACAGGTTGAAGAAGTTAATCAAGTGTATGGAGAAAAGAGACCATTTGACATGAACTCCAACACTTATCATCCGGGAATGAGAAACCATCCAAACCTTCGGTATGGAAATTCTTCAAATCAACTCAACCCGAACTTTCAAGGAAACAACCAAAACAGTGGAGCACCATTTCAACCATTCCAAGGCCGAAATTACAACCAAGAGAATTGCCAAGGTGGTCAAAATCAGGGAGGATTCAATAGAGGCTATCCAAGGAACTATCAACAAGGTAATAACCAAGGTGTACCTTCGGGAAGCAATGGAAGTATCAACCGGGGAGATCATGGAGTACTTGAAAGAGATGGATATGAAGACTGAGATTCTGGACAAGATGGTTGAGAGTTTGCAAAAGCAAGTAGGTCAATTGGCGGAGGATGTGTCGGAATCGAGGAAGAATCCAGGAAAACTACCAAGTGACACGAAGATCAATCCACAACATCAAAGTGGCGGTCCGAAGAATGTCAAGAATGTGGAGATAAACAATGTAAGTACTCTTCGTAGTGGTaggatttatgataataaagttgAACCTCCATCATCACTGGTTGATGGTGTGGTggaggatgttgatgatgaccAAGATAGTGAGCATGAACCGGAACCTGTTTTacctaaatcaaataaaaaagtgtCTTTTAAAGAGGTAGAAAACAATAGGTCTAATGGTaaattttctgaaaaacaaGGAAAGGATATGGAGGGTAATACCATTCCTTTTCCTTTGGCTTTGATTGATCCAAAACTTAGGCCTACACTTAGGAAAAGAGGTCCCCATGAGGAAGAAATGTGGGAAATTTTTAAGCAAGTAAAAATCAACATCCCTCTTATTGACATAATCAAACAAGTTCCGGCTTATGCTAAGTATCTTAAGGAGTTGTGTACCCAAAAACGACAACATAAGCTtccaaagaaaattgttttaaatgaaGAAGTTAGTGCCGTTGTGATGGGTATACTCCCACCTAAACTCCAAGATCCGGGAGCGCCTTTAATTACAATTCAAGTTGGTGATTTTAAAATGAATAAGGCACTTTTGGATATGGGGGCGGGTGTGAGTATCCTACCGGGTATGTTGTATGATCAATATGACTTTGGACCATTGGAAAAAGTCGACACCACCTTGGTAATGGCTGATTTGTCTCTTAAACTTCCAAGAGGAATTGTCCAAGATGTCATAGTGAAGGTGGAGGATTTCTATTACCCCGTAGACTTTTTGGTTCTTGATTTTGCACCAAGCGGTAATGTGAGGCAGCCCAATGTCATCATGGGTAGGCCCTTTTTGGCCACCGCTAATGCATTAATCGATTGTAGAAGGGGTACGGTTGAAATGACCTTTGGCAACCGTAAGATTAGAATAAATGTTTTTGCTAGTGTTTCTAACCCCGTAGTTAGTGACGAATGCTTTATGGCGGATGTCATTGACGAGTGCATTTCTCATGAAAGTGAGGAAGACACACGGGAGTCTTGTGCTTTGGTTGACAGGTTAATTGTGGAGCATAGTGAGACattgaagaaggaagagaagGATTGGGAGATCATGGCAATTCAAGAAGGTAGACCACCATGGACTCATTTGGTTGAAAGTCTACCAGATCACATTGACACTCATCTCAAACCTTCCATTGAAAGTCCACCACAAGTTGAGTTGAAAGAACTCCCATCTCATTTAAAGTATGCATTTTTTGGAGAAGAACAAACTTTGCCGGTGATTATTGCATCAAATTTGGAAGAAGTGCAAGAAAAAGCATTGTTAAAAGTGCTTAAGGAATACAAGGCAGCCATTGGGTGGACAATTACCGATTTAAAAGGCATTAGTCCATCAATTGTGATGTATAAGATAATCACCAATTCTGAAGCAAAACCTTCACGTGATGCTCAAAGAAGGTTGAATCCTCATATGCGTGAAGTTGTGAAGAAGGAGGTGCTAAAATGGTTGGATGCTGGAATTGTTTACCCAATTTCGGATAGCACGTGGGTAAGTCCAACACAAACGGTGCCTAAGAAAGCTGGAATTCAAGTGGTGAAAGGAAATAGTGGTGAGTAAATTGCAACTTGACCCATCACCGGGTGGAGGGTGTGCATTGATTACTGGAAATTGAACACCGCTACTTcaaaatatcatttcccattaccattcattgatcaaatcatcGAAAAACTTGCAGGTCagaagttttattgttttctagatGGTTATTCAGGTTATAATCAGATTGCTATTCATCCCGATGACCAACACAAGACCACATTTACATGCCCCTATGGGACTTTTGCCTTTAGGCGAATGCCATTCGGGTTATGTAATGCTCCAGCCACCTTTCAAAGGTGCATGATGAGTATCTTTTCAGATATGGTCGGTGATTCACTAGAaatctttatggatgatttttcaatttttggccAAACCTTTGACAAGTGTCTTGATGAGCTTACAAAAGTCTTGAAAAGATGTGTTGAGACAAATTTGGTGTTAAGTTGGGAAAAGAGCCACTTTATGGTTCAAGAAGGGACGGTTTTGGGTCATGTGATTTCAAACAAAGGCATGGAAGTTGACCGAGCCAAAATCAAAGTCATTTCTACTTTACCCCCTCCAACCAATGTCAAGGGTGTCCGTTCTTTTCTTGGACACGCCGGGTTCTATAGAAGGTTCATCAAGGGATTTAGTGTCATAACAAAACCTTTGTGTAATTTGTTACTAAAAGAtgtaccttttgtttttgatgaagagtgtTTGAAAGCTTTCGAaactttgaaagaaaaattggTTGAAGCCCCCATTTTGCAATCACCTAATTGGTCCATGCCATTTGAAattatgtgtgatgcaagtgacttTGCAATTGGGGCTGTTTTGGGACAATGGGTGGACAAGAAACCCGTTGTGATTTATTATGCAAGCAAGACTTTATCGGATGCCCAATTGAATTATACAACCACCGAAAAAGAATTGCTTGCGGTTGTTTATGCACTTGACAAGTTTCGTTCTTACATTTGTGGTAGCAAAGTGATAGTGTACACAGATCATAGCACGGTGAAGCATTTGATGGAGAAGAAAGATGCAAAACCAAGGCTAATTCGATGGGTGTTGCTACTACAAGAGTTTGACTTGGAGATTCGAGACAAGAAAGGAAGTGAGAACGTGGTGGCAGACCATTTGTCAAGAATTCAAACCATGGATGATGGATCAACCAAGGAGATCAATGAAACGTTTCCGGATGAACATTTACTAACCATTTCTGTTGTTCCTTGGTAtgcaaattttgtgaatttcttGTCTGCAGGTAAGATACCGGAACATTGGCCTAAAAGAAAGAAGCAACAGTTCTTGGCACAAGCAAAACAATACATTTGGGACGAGCCGGATTTGTTCAAAGTTGGCCCGGATCAATTGGTGAGAAGATGCGTTCCGGAAGAAGAAATTCAGGAGGTGTTGACTCATGCACACTCATTTGCATGTGGAGGTCATTTCAGCGGCCAAAAGACAGGTTATAAGGTTTTAATGTATGGTTTGTTTTGGCCTAGCATTTTTAAAGATGCCGCTGAATTTGTCAAAAAGTGTGTTAGGTGTCAACAATTAGGTAGTATTACCAAAAGAAACGAAATGCCCATGCAACCaattttagttgttaatatttttgatgtttggggcattgaTTTCATGGGTCCTTTCCCTAACTCCTTTGGTAATTACTACATTTTAGTGGCCGTAGACTATGTTTCCAAATGGGTAGAAGCCATAGCCACTAGAACCAATGACCATACCGTTGTTTGTAAGTTTGTACAAAGCAATATTTTCTCAAGATTTGGAATCCCTCATGTCATCATAAGTGATGGGGGGgtctcattttaaaaatttttagtttGGCAAACTTCTCAAACGGTATGGTATAAACCACCGAATTGCTACTCCTTACCACCCACAAACGAGTGGTCAAGTTGAGGTTTCCAATaggcaaattaaagaaattttgcaAAAGACGATTAGGCCCGATAGAAAAGATTGGTCTACCAAACTCAACGATGCTTTATAGGCCTACCGTACCGCTTTCAAAACACCTATTGGAACCACACCATATCGGTTGGTTTATGGAAAGGGTTGTCATCTTCCAATTGAGCTTGCACATAGGGCTTTGTGGGCCGTCAAGGCCGTTAACATAGATTTTAAGAGTGCAGGTAAGGAAAGAAAGTTACAACTATGTGAATTGGAAGAATTGAGGAATGAAGCATATGAATGCGCATCAACATACAAAGACAAGATGAAAGCGGTTCATGATGCTAAGTTGAAGAAGAAGGTGTTCGAAGTTGGCCAAAAAGTTTGGCTTTACAATTCAAGACTAAAATTTTTTCCGGGAAAGCTCAAAAGCAAATGGATGGGTCCATATGTGATTACAAGAGTTGCAAAATTTGGtgaagttgaaattgaagaccGGAAAGATGGGGAAAGCAGATGGTCAACGGACACCGATTGAAGCCGTATTTGGATGCAACCGACATCAATGGAGCGACAAAGAAGGAAATGGTGAACTTCATCTCAAGTCCACCATCATATGAGGTTGCTTAAATTGTTTGAGGTAATGTCGGGCTGAGGACAATAAACTTAGCGCTAAACGGGAGGCAACCCATTGTTTGTTTGCTTTCTATCTTCATTTTTGGTATGTTTTCGCTTtcgtttatttttatttagttgttttaATGATTCGTCGCATAGTTACACAAGTTGGATAATTTTCGGCATCCATGTTTGAGAATTAAGTAGGGGAAGGTCGGTTTGGGTTG harbors:
- the LOC122602860 gene encoding receptor-like protein kinase THESEUS 1 is translated as MFHSKRFKLYAFLCFIYLHFVICTSNSHTHVDSFLISCGQTDPVQLEDGRVFESDFKNAHVNISPFSNINVSNSQKGVSKILFSARVFRTSSIYTFSTKKIGRYWLRLHFYPVKNPKFDLNSAVFSVEANGITLIHEFAFFRGNKSYHLFKEYVIEVSGSSSGKLVLGLLPWDNSIAFVNGIEILWIPDKVFGSKVIPIPLGVAYELPVHVGFETVYRVDMGGSGLSFKNDSLWRKWESDEPFLVHLATARNVSVNPDLIRYHDGVSSDIAPNWVYATAEEMADAKVNDQSFNISWQFEVEQGFGYFIRFHFCDIVGSRLHDLMFNVYINNQSAIESLDVSRRAKGLASAFFVDFFTNMSMGSDKILVQIGPNHLTGYLPTALLNGLEIMKMSNPSDSLDGKLAVNLDSNDIKKSKKMRMMIVLFSCLGGGLVIVLILIISFMFILCLRRKKKPKKEDSVGWSALPTYVGNSGTKFSSNTFGSATGTNSLGQMISFSEVREATRNFDKSLVLGAGGFGKVYKGVLENGLVVAVKRGNPQSQQGLVEFKTEIEMLSKLRHRHLVSLIGYCEELNEMILVYEYMAGGPLRRHLYGSNLPPLTWKQRVEILVGAAKGLHYLHTGVAETIIHRDVKTTNILLDENLDAKVADFGLSKFGPSINQTHVSTAVKGSFGYLDPEYFRRQQLTEKSDVYSFGVVMLEVLCARPAINPTLPREQVNIAEWAVNWQKKGELEKIMDQNLIGRVNLESLRKFGETAQKCLNENGNERPSMGDVLWNLEYALQLQEASYGYADDADSMRGISDIPDRIPDVESVDIETISDLDSNGTAADR